ttttggcttcgtcagtaacttacatccgtccaggcagaatcttgttacttagccagtttttttgtgacttacacccattgaagggatcttgtcatttttggcttcgtcagtaacttacatccgtccaggtggaatcttgttacttagccaattttagcttcgtcagtaacttacatctgtccaggcggaatcttgttacttaaccagttttggcttcgtcagtaacttacatccgtccaggtggaatcttgttacttagccagtTTTGGCTtcatcagtaacttacatccgtctaggcggaatcttgttacttagccagtttttttgtgacttacacccattgaagggatcttgtcatttttCGCTTTGTCAGTATCTTACATCTGTCCAggcagaatcttgttacttagccagttttggcttcgtcagtaacttacatccgtctaggcggaatcttgttacttagccagtttttgttttttaagctGCTCGGTTTGCTCGCGCTAAGTCATTGgctgaatagttttttttattgctttcaaaAATGAATACAACTGTTTGTTACATCTATTGATGGTACTTCTTCAAGTGCCCAATGTTCCCTGGTTGTGGTAGTTTTTGCCCGTCTATGGTCTCCAAGTGATAACTACCTTGTCTGGAGTAATGGGCGACCcggtagggtccttcccaggttgggccgagtttcccttgggtagggtctttTCCACATCCTTTATCGCGGCTAAAGCATATTCagcgttcatgtacttctgtgccTTCAGGAGCATCTCTGCCATTGTCTTTGGTGGATTCTTCGCAAGTGAAGCCAGGAGATCTCTGGATCTCAGTCCTACTTTGAAGGTCATCAGTtgcaccttgtcatcagcttcgtccaCCTCTAGAGTCTCCCGAGTAAAGCGTTTCATGTACGACCTTAGGGTttccttctctccctgtctAATGGTGAGTAAGTGGTCTGCCGGCCTCTTTGGACGCTGCCCCCCTATGAAATGACGCAAGAAGGCATTGTTCAATTGCTCAAAGTTGTCCACGGACGATGTCGGCAACTTTGTGAACCATTCCCTTGTAGCTCTTTTGAGAGTGGTGGGAAAAGAACGACACAATATCTCGTCGGGTGGCTGTTGAAGACCTAGCGTCGTCTTGAAGGTATTAAGGTGATCTTGAGGGTCTCTGAGTCCGTCGAACGACTCAAGCTGAGGTAAACGAAACTTTGACGACACGGGCATTGAAGTACCGCCGCGGTGAAGGGTGAATCCGTGGCCCTTACCATTCTGTCTACGCTTCAGTCTGTCTTCTCCTTGAAGGCGTTTCTCAGTTggtccatctccttcctcatctCTCGAAGAAGGTCTGAATTCTGTTCGTCTAGAGTAATTGGTCTTTGATGAATGCTCCTTCTATGGCTGTCCCCTTCTCCTTCCACGTTATCCTTGGATCGATTCTCCTCATGTTGAGCCTGCTGAACCTGTTGAAGCCGTAGCTTCATTTCCTGATTTTGTTTagtgagttcttcaatggtggctgcaagAGCTTGAAATTGCTGGGTCAAGGCTGCGGAATCTGGATTGGGTTTCATCTGAACGTAGAAGTTGATGGAAACtatgttttcaaatatgaatctGAAAATATCGTTCCCACAGACGGCCCCAAACTGATGAAGTGCAAATCGTCAGTCTTGTAGGTTCGTCCAGATGGAGCCGTATCTTCATCGGTGTCACTGTGAAACTGGTAAGGTAGCTCCCTTAAGGTGGACACCgatgtggtgcctgccacaacgtctccgataCCAAAGTCAGT
The sequence above is drawn from the Quercus lobata isolate SW786 chromosome 12, ValleyOak3.0 Primary Assembly, whole genome shotgun sequence genome and encodes:
- the LOC115970312 gene encoding uncharacterized protein LOC115970312; amino-acid sequence: MPVSSKFRLPQLESFDGLRDPQDHLNTFKTTLGLQQPPDEILCRSFPTTLKRATREWFTKLPTSSVDNFEQLNNAFLRHFIGGQRPKRPADHLLTIRQGEKETLRSYMKRFTRETLEVDEADDKVQLMTFKVGLRSRDLLASLAKNPPKTMAEMLLKAQKYMNAEYALAAIKDVEKTLPKGNSAQPGKDPTGSPITPDKVVITWRP